The following proteins come from a genomic window of Lycium ferocissimum isolate CSIRO_LF1 chromosome 4, AGI_CSIRO_Lferr_CH_V1, whole genome shotgun sequence:
- the LOC132054562 gene encoding putative F-box/LRR-repeat protein At4g15060 — translation MDQISQLPDPILQHILFFLPAKDAAQTSVLSKTWLKVWNLLPVFTFDFHNDLSLWKLLSTEKEESEQADIRDAFLSIIDGSLINLRMQKAKIEKFRLSLKLSYLKNASCIDEWIRLATNNCIKELDVHITRHYEEDWYSLPGSTFKSLIALRLGGFKLEWPLIVDHINLTKLRELSLTDAFLEERIILEICSCCPAIEDLSLIRCQGVKDVLISDLPKLVKLTLHQPNEITREYRSIRIQAVKLQSLYYRGCNSELKFDVTTFKLLKELSITFEQITDLMVENLVSELPLLEKLELNFCFKLRRLKFSSCILRQLTFRSGKSLVELCIDTPNLLHFEYGARKLPVIFSMTTSSLQESCVNLMPIDHLGTSWFQNLKEDLTRFEQLNLLILSIDSTTNTFIVEELNGTSSCPLSVVKHVKIQQVMESLNFETLLDGLLWTCHPETLSVVRIWEHNENFIQFLMEKLMERETVPVCCESRRIKCWRHYLKEIEVESSTRRYGDPSSSSQVSTICFKLTW, via the exons ATGGATCAAATCTCTCAGTTACCTGACCCTATTTTGCAGCACATATTATTCTTCCTACCTGCAAAAGATGCAGCTCAAACTAGTGTCCTCTCCAAGACATGGCTGAAAGTCTGGAATTTGCTTCCTGTATTTACATTTGATTTTCATAACGACCTTTCCTTATGGAAACTCTTGTCTACAGAAAAAGAGGAATCGGAACAAGCTGATATAAGAGATGCTTTCCTAAGTATTATTGATGGCTCATTGATAAACCTCCGCATGCAAAAAGCAAAGATAGAGAAATTCAGGCTTTCTCTTAAACTTTCGTATCTAAAAAACGCCTCTTGTATTGACGAATGGATAAGATTGGCCACCAATAACTGCATCAAAGAATTAGATGTTCATATTACGCGCCATTATGAAGAAGATTGGTACAGTTTGCCAGGTTCAACATTTAAATCACTGATAGCTCTGAGATTGGGCGGTTTTAAGCTAGAGTGGCCTCTAATTGTTGATCATATAAATCTTACTAAGTTGAGGGAGCTATCTCTGACTGATGCCTTTTTGGAGGAACGGAtaatcttggaaatttgttcTTGTTGTCCAGCGATAGAAGATTTAAGTCTCATCAGGTGTCAGGGAGTAAAAGATGTATTGATATCTGATCTCCCCAAACTTGTGAAGCTTACCTTACAtcaaccgaatgaaataactCGGGAATATAGAAGTATCCGCATTCAAGCTGTTAAACTTCAAAGTCTATATTATAGAGGATGTAACAGCGAGTTAAAATTTGACGTGACTACTTTCAAGCTTCTGAAGGAACTGAGCATAACATTTGAGCAGATTACTGACCTAATGGTAGAAAATCTTGTTTCTGAACTACCCCTTCTTGAGAAATTAGAATTGAACTTCTGTTTCAAGTTGAGGAGGCTTAAATTTTCGAGTTGTATACTTAGACAGTTAACATTCCGTTCTGGCAAGAGTCTGGTGGAACTTTGCATAGACACCCCAAACCTGCTCCATTTTGAATATGGAGCTCGTAAATTGCCTGTCATATTCTCTATGACAACATCTTCCCTGCAGGAATCTTGTGTCAACTTAATGCCCATCGATCATCTAGGCACGAGTTGGTTTCAAAATTTGAAGGAAGATCTAACTAGATTCGAACAATTGAATTTACTGATTCTGTCTATAGATTCAACGACT AATACATTCATCGTGGAAGAGCTGAATGGAACATCGTCCTGCCCTCTATCTGTTGTTAAGCATGTGAAGATACAGCAAGTTATGgagtctttaaattttgaaacTCTGTTAGATGGTCTGCTTTGGACTTGTCATCCAGAGACTCTGTCAGTTGTCAGAATCTGGGAGCACAACGAAAATTTTATACAG TTCTTGATGGAGAAACTAATGGAAAGAGAGACTGTTCCTGTCTGCTGTGAATCAAGACGAATCAAATGTTGGAGGCACTATCTTAAAGAAATTGAAGTTGAGAGCTCAACTAGACGATATGGGGATCCTTCTTCATCAAGTCAAGTTTCAACCATTTGTTTCAAACTGACATGGTAG